The Medicago truncatula cultivar Jemalong A17 chromosome 4, MtrunA17r5.0-ANR, whole genome shotgun sequence genome includes a region encoding these proteins:
- the LOC11425593 gene encoding uncharacterized protein isoform X2, which yields MPRHHQQNQCHKVETLIMQMPDSPLSDVSHDNEKYFIPLHKYTKKNSLCESMSSCDHLPSPPSSTVSEQSKFKRKIRVDLGLGPEKENKSSKSSFCSSFHDSDGNISTTKTLSVTKEFKSHCESHQQGQFWKKDNAASTNRLYNNSHRKINFDICFRGIRNSGLTGATPLEKNKDSCIEFEMQDGGTNKETNDVILRPGMVLLKHHLTHEEQVEIVKKCRDLGLGPGGFYQPGYGDGAKFRLKMMCLGMDWDPQTRKYGYKREIDGSKPPSIPHYFSKLVIRSIQEARNLINQESVEHILPSITPDICIVNFYLTNGRLGLHQDRDESRESLQKGLPVVSFSIGDSAEFLYSDQRNVEKAENVLLESGDVLIFGGESRHVYHGVSSIIQNSAPDELVQDTCLCPGRLNLTFRQY from the exons GCCTGATAGTCCATTATCAGATGTTTCTCATgacaatgaaaaatattttataccgTTGcataaatatacaaagaaaaattcACTATGCGAGTCAATGTCTAGTTGTGATCATTTACCTTCCCCACCATCTAGTACTGTTTCTGAACAAAGCAAATTCAAGAGGAAAATTCGCGTTGATTTAGGATTGGGACCGGAAAAAGAGAATAAGTCTAGTAAATCTAGTTTTTGTTCCAGTTTTCATGATAGTGATGgtaatatatcaacaacaaagaCATTGTCAGTGACTAAAGAGTTCAAAAGCCACTGTGAATCACATCAACAAGGTCAGTTTTGGAAGAAGGACAATGCTGCATCAACCAATAGACTGTATAATAACAGTCACAGAAAAATCAACTTTGACATCTGCTTTCGCGGTATAAGAAATTCTGGTTTAACAGGAGCTACGCCGCTTGAAAAGAACAAGGACAGCTGCATTGAATTTGAGATGCAGGATGGAGGaacaaataaagaaacaaatgaCGTAATACTGAGGCCTGGGATGGTTCTCTTGAAACACCACTTAACACATGAAGAACAG GTTGAAATAGTGAAAAAATGCCGGGATCTTGGTCTTGGTCCTGGAGGATTCTATCAACCAGGTTATGGAGATGGAGCAAAATTTCGATTGAAGATGATGTGTCTTGGCATGGATTGGGATCCTCAAACAAGAAAATATGGATATAAAAGGGAAATTGATGGTAGCAAGCCACCAAGTATTCCTCATTACTTTAGCAAGTTAGTTATAAGATCTATACAAGAAGCACGTAATCTAATTAATCAGGAGTCTGTGGAGCATATATTGCCTTCAATTACTCCTGATATATGcattgtcaatttttatttaaccaATGGAAGGCTTGGTCTTCATCAG GATCGCGATGAAAGCAGAGAAAGTCTTCAAAAAGGGTTGCCAGTTGTTTCTTTCTCTATTGGTGATTCAGCAGAATTTCTTTATAGTGATCAAAGGAATGTTGAGAAGGCAGAAAATGTACTTCTAGAATCAGGAGATGTTCTAATATTTGGTGGAGAATCGCGACATGTCTACCATGGTGTCTCATCTATCATACAAAATTCAGCACCAGATGAATTGGTTCAAGATACATGCCTTTGTCCCGGTCGCCTCAATCTGACATTTAGACAGTATTGA